From the Alistipes sp. ZOR0009 genome, the window TCCAGCCGCTTTTGCCATTGTCATGTAAACGTCTTACGGTTACCGCAATGGTTGGTATAATGATCGCTAGGTAGTATATTCCAAGAATAACTCCATACGAACCGATTGTTAAGTCTAGCACAAATGCGATAATGCTGGCAATAGAATTAAATAGCACAAACATCCAATACTCCATTCTCCTCGCTCTCCCACTAAAATCTACATACTGCTTTAATGCTTTTAGATACCATTTCATAAATACATGCTTTTTATTCTCCTACTCGTCTGGCTTTTCGGATACGCCCCATCTAATGGATAAAGTGCCAGCAAAAGTATAGATATAGAGCGCGTTAACAAAGAAAAATGGGCGCTTTTGGATCACGATTTTCGACCATTCAGCCACAGAAAAGCACCATTAACCGCTAATGGCTCTCAGAAGGCTGTTTTTTGGAGGGGATTCGGTCGCGTTTAGTCTGTTTATCCGGCGCTTTTTGTATGGGGAGGTAATATTTTTTTTGCTTCTTATTAAAAAACAAGGAACAGCTCTCCTTCAATTAATGGGATTATAATCTTCTGCCGCATGGTACGGGGTATTATTTTATTTTGTTGGATATTGCTGTATATGTTGTAGGGAAGTTTCATGAAACTTCCCTACAATATTTACGACTTATTTTTCTGGAAGAGCTGTTCGTAGCATAAATGCCTTATTTTATTATCTCCCACGCTACTCCAACCATCCAGCTGTACCTCCAAACTTTGCTAA encodes:
- a CDS encoding DUF805 domain-containing protein, whose amino-acid sequence is MKWYLKALKQYVDFSGRARRMEYWMFVLFNSIASIIAFVLDLTIGSYGVILGIYYLAIIIPTIAVTVRRLHDNGKSGWMYFIFLVPIVGMFWLFILLLREGQKGENQYGPDPKAI